The Candidatus Saccharibacteria bacterium oral taxon 488 genome has a segment encoding these proteins:
- the rsmA gene encoding ribosomal RNA small subunit methyltransferase A, with protein sequence MASARGPKKELGQHWLRDPEILAEIAEAAELSNDDVVLEIGPGLGTLTSRLLARAGRVVAVEFDRDLACKLPGQFPGKNLEVINEDILQFDLNQLPTGYKVVANVPYYITSKIVEKLMTAENKPSLAVLLVQKEVAQRITAEPGKMSILAVSTQLFAQAELDIEVLRQFFTPLPKVDSQVVVLRTRTEPLVAPEDQKDFFRVVKAGFSAKRKKLRSSLSGGLGISKSAAEQLLKKADISPDVRAEDLAIDDWRRLLREWRAQ encoded by the coding sequence ATGGCGTCAGCTCGCGGGCCGAAAAAAGAATTAGGCCAGCATTGGCTGCGCGACCCAGAAATCTTGGCGGAGATAGCTGAGGCGGCGGAGCTGAGCAACGATGATGTGGTTTTGGAGATTGGGCCGGGACTTGGCACGTTGACCAGTCGGTTATTAGCGCGAGCCGGGCGCGTGGTGGCGGTAGAATTTGACAGGGATTTGGCGTGCAAGTTACCGGGGCAATTTCCTGGCAAAAACCTGGAAGTGATTAACGAAGACATCTTGCAATTTGATTTAAATCAATTACCAACTGGCTATAAAGTAGTCGCCAATGTGCCGTACTATATCACTAGCAAAATTGTCGAGAAGTTGATGACGGCGGAAAATAAACCAAGTTTGGCGGTACTGCTGGTACAAAAAGAAGTTGCCCAGCGTATCACAGCGGAACCTGGTAAAATGAGCATTTTGGCGGTTAGTACGCAGCTATTTGCCCAGGCAGAACTAGACATTGAAGTGCTGCGGCAATTCTTCACGCCGCTGCCAAAAGTTGATTCGCAGGTGGTGGTATTGAGGACTCGCACTGAACCACTAGTCGCCCCTGAAGATCAAAAAGATTTTTTCCGTGTCGTCAAAGCTGGTTTTTCAGCCAAGCGTAAGAAACTACGCTCTAGTCTGAGCGGTGGACTGGGTATCAGCAAAAGTGCCGCCGAACAGTTACTAAAAAAGGCTGACATTTCACCCGATGTCCGTGCCGAAGATTTGGCGATTGACGACTGGCGGCGGCTGCTCAGAGAATGGCGGGCGCAATGA
- a CDS encoding DUF348 domain-containing protein — MKWWKWHIEKGWRPVVLLGCFMAFVAGAVGLLLSQPAQAQDNHAQSSAERLVTIRDRGREQTIMTRARTVRQALQLARVTVDERRDVVKPDIDMELTGTTFTVTIFRARPVTVIDGSRRSHITTAEQTPQRIAKAAGITLYVEDKVEFMTSDNMLLDGTNVLMNITRAPLRTVTEEVDIDFPVEQIKDANQPIGFKEIKQLGEKGIRTVTYQAQAERGVEISRKEISSSISKQPKKQIEVIGTKPKNPLTKLKGAHIFTDSRGVAHRETYYDLPMNVVINACGGGGYTVRADGAKVDKDGYILVAANYGNYPRCSVVETSMGPGKVYDTGGFATRHPHGFDLATDWTNGDGR, encoded by the coding sequence ATGAAATGGTGGAAATGGCACATAGAGAAAGGCTGGCGGCCAGTTGTTTTGCTGGGCTGCTTCATGGCTTTCGTGGCCGGTGCGGTTGGCCTGCTGCTATCTCAACCTGCCCAGGCGCAAGATAATCACGCCCAGTCGTCAGCGGAGCGGCTGGTGACGATTCGCGACCGCGGCCGCGAGCAGACAATCATGACCCGAGCACGCACTGTACGCCAGGCGTTACAGCTGGCGCGGGTAACGGTTGATGAGCGGCGTGACGTTGTTAAGCCAGACATTGATATGGAGCTGACAGGAACAACATTTACGGTGACGATTTTTCGGGCTCGGCCAGTAACGGTCATTGATGGTTCGCGGCGCTCACATATTACCACGGCGGAGCAGACGCCGCAGCGAATTGCCAAAGCGGCGGGGATCACGCTATATGTCGAGGACAAGGTTGAATTTATGACGAGCGATAATATGTTGCTGGATGGGACAAACGTGCTGATGAACATTACTCGTGCACCGCTGCGAACCGTGACCGAGGAGGTTGACATTGACTTCCCAGTGGAGCAGATCAAGGATGCGAATCAGCCGATTGGTTTCAAGGAAATTAAGCAGCTGGGTGAAAAGGGTATTCGTACCGTGACTTACCAGGCCCAGGCCGAGCGCGGTGTTGAGATCAGCCGTAAGGAAATAAGTAGCAGTATCAGCAAACAGCCTAAAAAGCAAATCGAAGTGATCGGCACCAAGCCGAAAAATCCATTAACGAAGTTGAAGGGTGCGCATATCTTTACTGATTCACGCGGCGTGGCGCACCGCGAAACTTACTATGACCTGCCAATGAATGTTGTCATCAATGCGTGCGGCGGCGGTGGCTACACGGTAAGGGCAGATGGCGCCAAGGTGGACAAGGACGGCTATATTTTGGTGGCGGCGAATTATGGTAATTATCCGCGTTGCTCGGTGGTGGAAACCAGCATGGGTCCTGGTAAGGTGTATGATACTGGTGGGTTTGCGACGCGGCATCCACATGGATTTGACCTGGCGACCGATTGGACGAACGGAGATGGTCGCTAG
- a CDS encoding DUF348 domain-containing protein, protein MEKSLSIRYHSKKIFLLIGLLVLGVTLIQLADAALAQGTERPSRSDGQRLMSVYDKGVEKTIITRAKTVREALKAARIEVDERRDVVEPALNEQLVASSYNVNIFRARPVTVVDGRARIRLTTAEQTPAAIAKAAGIKLYSEDLVDIHAAENVVASGTNAVLTIKRATPLQLNLYGSLAEVRTHAKTVGALLKEKHVQLASNDTVSMPLGAPITSGMRLDVWRNGKQTITTDEDVAFPIETVRDANRETGHKEVKEAGEKGRRTVTYEIEVQNGKEVSRREIASQVTKQPKKQIEIIGTKNAAMPYTGGGNKDQWLSASNVPRDQWGYAEWLVQKESGWNPNARSRSGACGLAQALPCSKVPGNPLNPVDSLNWMHGYVMRRYGSWEKAVAHSKARGWY, encoded by the coding sequence ATGGAAAAGAGTTTATCTATTCGCTACCATTCAAAGAAGATTTTTCTATTGATCGGTTTGCTCGTGCTTGGAGTGACATTGATCCAGCTGGCGGATGCTGCACTGGCGCAGGGTACCGAGCGTCCATCACGGAGCGACGGCCAGCGTCTGATGAGTGTCTATGATAAGGGAGTCGAGAAAACAATTATCACTCGGGCAAAAACGGTGCGCGAGGCACTGAAGGCGGCGCGGATTGAGGTTGACGAGCGGCGAGATGTAGTGGAGCCAGCACTTAACGAGCAGTTGGTCGCTAGCTCGTATAATGTTAATATCTTTCGGGCTCGACCGGTAACGGTAGTCGATGGTAGGGCACGTATTCGGCTGACTACGGCTGAGCAAACGCCGGCAGCAATTGCCAAAGCGGCGGGGATCAAACTCTATAGCGAGGATCTTGTCGATATTCATGCCGCCGAAAACGTGGTTGCCAGCGGCACGAATGCGGTCTTGACCATCAAGCGGGCCACGCCACTCCAGCTCAATCTCTACGGGTCACTGGCTGAAGTGCGCACCCACGCAAAAACCGTTGGCGCACTGCTCAAGGAAAAGCATGTCCAGCTGGCCAGTAACGATACCGTATCAATGCCGCTCGGGGCGCCGATTACCAGTGGCATGCGGCTGGATGTTTGGCGCAACGGTAAGCAGACGATTACCACTGATGAAGATGTCGCTTTTCCGATTGAGACAGTGCGGGATGCTAATCGCGAGACGGGCCACAAGGAGGTGAAAGAGGCGGGCGAAAAGGGCCGGCGGACGGTGACCTATGAGATTGAGGTGCAAAATGGCAAGGAAGTGAGTCGTCGGGAGATCGCCAGCCAAGTAACAAAACAGCCTAAAAAACAAATTGAAATTATCGGCACAAAGAATGCCGCTATGCCATATACTGGTGGCGGCAATAAAGATCAGTGGCTATCTGCGTCAAACGTCCCGCGTGATCAATGGGGTTATGCTGAGTGGCTGGTACAGAAAGAAAGCGGCTGGAATCCGAATGCTCGCAGCCGGAGCGGTGCTTGTGGCCTCGCGCAGGCGTTACCATGTAGCAAGGTGCCAGGAAATCCGCTCAACCCAGTTGATTCGCTGAATTGGATGCATGGTTACGTGATGAGACGATATGGCTCGTGGGAAAAGGCGGTGGCGCACAGCAAGGCCAGAGGGTGGTACTAG
- a CDS encoding UvrD-helicase domain-containing protein, with translation MLSELNPEQRRAVQHDGGPLLILAGAGSGKTKTLTHRIAYLISQQGIFPSRILAVTFTNKAAREMRQRLADMLGEDASDRRFMPWMGTFHSICVRLLRMDGVSIGLNRNFIIYDEDDRLGLIKQLMKSRGLTDRDIKPRRIAAAISAAKNDMLSPDEYMMQAVGPVKQQIAELFAAYEAAMHQVGALDFDDLLLKAVELLRQSPDIRHKWQQQFRHILIDEYQDTNAVQYALIKLLVGPERNLCVVGDDAQSIYSFRGADYTNILHFERDFPGAAVIKLEQNYRSTGAILTVANNLIQHNTQRTDKNLWTEAVGGMTPQLWQLYSEAEEAQAVADEIHRQARMGRSYGDIAVLYRTNAQSYAIERALRQRHIPYKIVGGLRFLDRAVVKDVLAYLRLLYQPSDRVSFARIVNLPKRGIGAVSVAKFLDWNDQSGRNIIEGLVAVDEAVGLSARAKQSLRAFGQLLQKLQQLLNDAPAEVIEQIIEQTGYGEAVNDGSVQAEERLENLGVLVAEARAYADVSTFLEDMALMSSSDGQADQQVTLMTLHAAKGLEFPVVFMTGLEEGILPHARVFDSGKADDIEEERRLCYVGITRAREALFVTCASSRTQFGQIGYNLPSRFLDEMGLMSGGLDAPAAPPSDDAFYTDDIGLEVGDRVRSPQFGAGEVVDVDGMAVTVQFDDGNTKKLNVEFARLEKI, from the coding sequence ATCCTATCTGAGCTCAATCCTGAACAGCGGCGAGCCGTCCAGCATGATGGCGGGCCGCTGCTTATTTTGGCGGGAGCGGGGAGCGGTAAGACAAAAACCTTAACGCATCGCATTGCCTATCTGATCAGCCAGCAAGGGATTTTTCCCAGCCGCATCTTGGCGGTGACCTTCACCAACAAAGCTGCTCGAGAGATGCGCCAGCGCTTGGCTGATATGCTGGGTGAAGACGCCTCGGATCGACGCTTCATGCCGTGGATGGGGACATTTCATAGTATTTGTGTGCGGCTGCTGCGGATGGATGGGGTGTCAATTGGCCTTAATCGTAATTTTATTATTTATGATGAAGATGATCGACTGGGTCTCATCAAGCAGTTGATGAAATCGCGCGGGCTGACTGATCGCGACATCAAGCCACGCCGTATCGCTGCGGCTATTTCTGCGGCAAAAAATGACATGCTTTCACCCGATGAGTATATGATGCAGGCGGTCGGCCCCGTCAAACAGCAAATTGCCGAATTGTTTGCTGCGTACGAGGCCGCTATGCACCAGGTCGGGGCGCTCGATTTTGATGATTTATTGCTTAAGGCGGTGGAGCTGCTGCGCCAGTCGCCCGACATTCGCCACAAATGGCAGCAACAATTTCGCCACATTCTCATTGATGAGTATCAGGATACCAATGCGGTGCAGTATGCGTTGATCAAGCTGCTGGTCGGTCCAGAGCGCAACCTCTGTGTGGTCGGCGACGATGCACAGTCAATTTATAGTTTTCGCGGCGCAGATTATACCAATATTCTTCATTTTGAGCGTGACTTTCCGGGTGCGGCAGTGATTAAACTAGAGCAAAACTATCGCTCGACGGGCGCGATTTTAACGGTGGCAAATAACTTAATCCAACACAACACCCAGCGCACCGACAAGAACCTGTGGACAGAAGCGGTTGGCGGGATGACACCGCAATTATGGCAACTGTACAGCGAGGCTGAGGAGGCGCAAGCAGTGGCTGACGAAATTCATCGCCAGGCCAGGATGGGCCGATCCTATGGTGACATAGCAGTACTGTACCGCACCAATGCCCAGAGCTACGCCATAGAGCGCGCGCTGCGTCAACGGCACATCCCGTATAAGATTGTGGGTGGTCTGCGGTTTCTGGATCGAGCAGTCGTCAAGGACGTGCTAGCTTATCTCAGGTTATTATATCAGCCCAGTGACCGCGTTAGTTTCGCGCGGATCGTTAACCTGCCAAAGCGTGGTATCGGCGCAGTGAGTGTGGCGAAATTTCTCGACTGGAATGATCAGTCGGGCCGGAATATTATTGAAGGGCTGGTGGCGGTTGATGAGGCTGTAGGGTTGAGCGCTCGCGCCAAGCAGTCGCTGCGGGCGTTTGGTCAATTGCTGCAAAAATTACAACAATTACTGAACGACGCACCAGCCGAGGTTATCGAACAAATTATTGAGCAGACTGGCTACGGCGAAGCGGTGAACGATGGCAGTGTGCAGGCCGAAGAGCGGCTGGAGAACCTCGGTGTTTTGGTAGCTGAGGCGCGCGCCTATGCTGACGTGTCGACATTCCTCGAGGATATGGCATTGATGTCATCAAGCGATGGCCAAGCGGATCAGCAGGTCACCTTGATGACGCTACACGCTGCGAAGGGTCTGGAGTTTCCGGTGGTGTTTATGACTGGCTTGGAGGAAGGAATCTTGCCGCACGCACGGGTATTTGATAGCGGCAAGGCGGACGACATTGAGGAGGAGCGCCGCCTCTGTTACGTGGGGATTACGCGGGCCCGAGAGGCGCTGTTTGTGACCTGTGCTAGTTCACGGACGCAGTTTGGTCAGATCGGCTATAATCTGCCGTCGCGATTTCTCGATGAGATGGGGCTGATGAGCGGTGGTCTGGATGCACCTGCCGCGCCGCCATCCGACGATGCGTTTTATACTGATGACATAGGTCTAGAGGTCGGTGATCGGGTGCGAAGCCCACAATTTGGTGCGGGTGAGGTGGTGGATGTTGACGGGATGGCGGTGACGGTGCAATTTGATGACGGTAATACGAAGAAGCTTAATGTAGAATTCGCCAGATTAGAGAAAATTTGA